A section of the Cololabis saira isolate AMF1-May2022 chromosome 6, fColSai1.1, whole genome shotgun sequence genome encodes:
- the si:ch211-39i22.1 gene encoding serine-aspartate repeat-containing protein I: MMSYLWILLLGSLLASHAKAQDDAAPPSDDEVPAVEADAEEETVPDPAEEPEQAETEAEVTEQDQVGGDAEPETTEGDTEAADPAAADPAAADPAAADPAAADPAAADPAEADPAAADPASEEETADGDAPVEAVEPASSKEETAEDTPAVAVDPNPSTEETVEAEVAADAEVETTKDEDAEAGTPAGQPEVDVAPADDDAEAVIPPVDSDAEGSTVITPVADPAAQDPATENEEVETPGSTDAPPVEDDNGADGQITPAADAGVDNNDDAPTAGSPIEPTIQGNVAPPHINPDLGFNLEDALSGSAEETQEKKAPSSRSANSGSPDKSEGDKPKAKEGGSGSLAGILSGIIVSAVGAVTGYFAYQKKKLCFKNRQDADPEAARKADAAEAQSDPQALNTLLNSS; encoded by the exons ATGATGTCATACCTGTGGATTCTGCTATTAGGAAGCCTGCTGGCCTCGCACGCCAAGGCACAAG ATGATGCAGCCCCACCATCAGACGACGAAGTCCCGGCGGTGGAAGCCGACGCTGAGGAGGAGACCGTTCCAGATCCCGCG GAAGAACCTGAGCAAGCAGAAACTGAAGCTGAAGTAACTGAGCAAGATCAAGTAGGCggtgacgcagaaccagaaacaaccgAAGGAGATACAGAAGCAGCAGATCCCGCAGCAGCAGATCCCGCAGCAGCAGATCCCGCAGCAGCAGATCCCGCAGCAGCAGATCCCGCAGCAGCAGATCCCGCAGAAGCAGATCCCGCAGCAGCAGATCCCGCATCCGAGGAAGAAACCGCAGACGGAGATGCTCCTGTGGAAGCTGTTGAACCAGCGTCGTCCAAGGAAGAAACTGCCGAAGACACCCCTGCAGTAGCTGTTGACCCAAACCCATCCACCGAAGAAACAGTAGAAGCAGAGGTTGCTGCAGATGCAGAAGTGGAAACCACCAAAGACGAAGATGCAGAGGCAGGGACTCCTGCAGGACAACCCGAAGTAGACGTAGCTCCTGCAGACGACGATGCTGAAGCAGTTATTCCTCCAGTAGACAGCGACGCTGAGGGCTCTACAGTAATAACACCAG TCGCTGATCCAGCTGCTCAAGATCCAGCGACAGAAAATGAAGAGGTGGAAACTCCAGGGAGCACTGATGCACCACCTGTCGAAGATGAT AATGGAGCAGATGGCCAAATCACTCCGGCAGCAGATGCCGGTGTTGACAATAATGATGACGCACCCACTGCCGGTTCACCCATCGAGCCTACAA TTCAAGGGAACGTTGCTCCTCCTCACATTAATCCAg ATCTGGGGTTCAACTTGGAAGATGCGTTGTCTGGGAGCGCCGAGGAGACCCAAGAGAAGAAAGCACCAAGTAGCCGCAGTGCTAACTCTG gAAGTCCTGATAAATCAGAAGGTG ACAAACCTAAGGCCAAAG AAGGGGGATCTGGCTCTTTAGCGGGAATCCTGTCAGGGATAATTGTGTCTGCAGTGGGAGCAGTCACCGGATACTTTGCCTATCAGAAGAAGAAACTGTGCTTCAAAAACAGACAGG ACGCAGATCCAGAAGCTGCACGCAAAGCAGATGCAGCCGAGGCTCAGTCAGATCCCCAAG CTCTTAACACCTTACTGAACTCATCTTAG
- the arsh gene encoding arylsulfatase H isoform X1: MRSSLLAPLLLSLVLAAGRDVTGEKVEKKVEKKPNFVLMMVDDLGIGDIGCYGNDTIRTPNIDRLASEGVKLTQHVAAAPLCTPSRAAFMTGRYAIRSGMGSTGRVQVLLFLGGSGGLPPSETTFAKRLQQQGYTTGLIGKWHLGVSCESRGDHCHHPNQHGFSYFYGLPFTLFNDCVSGEGSDVLKDLQEALRNLTLLLLIGIFTIVCVRVMGLLEVSLWLLVPLFLLSILAAAVWYFPFMLLPTWNCIIMRNQEVIEQPMTVETLPHRLLGEAQNFIKRNADHPFLLFFSLAHIHTPLFTTPAFAGKSRHGRYGDNLEEVDWIIGKVTETVDSLGLADNTMMYFTSDHGGHLEDADPRIGQKGGWNGIYKGGKAMGGWEGGIRVPGIFRWPGRLAAGRVLEEPTSLMDLYPTLKYLAEDTEPDRQLDGHNLMPLLEGKTGRSEHEFMFHYCGMYLNAVRWHPPGSDSIFKVHLFTPNFSPPGAGGCYDTKVCLCHGDHVTHHDPPLVYDLFHDPSESRPLAPDTEPRYAEVLEQTAKAVGRHKSTLTNQHTADKTHSKASTDAHGVQNQLTWGKILWRPWLQPCCGTFPFCGCKENTTTF, from the exons ATGAG GTCCTCCCTGCTGGCACCTCTGCTTCTCTCCCTGGTCCTGGCAGCAGGAAGGGATGTCACAGGGGAAAAGGTGGAGAAAAAGGTGGAGAAGAAGCCCAACTTTGTcctgatgatggtggatgaccTGGGTATAGGTGATATCGGCTGCTATGGTAATGATACCATCAG GACTCCTAACATCGACAGGCTTGCTTCAGAGGGGGTGAAGCTGACCCAGCACGTTGCAGCTGCTCCTCTCTGCACCCCGAGCCGAGCCGCTTTTATGACGGGCCGTTATGCTATTCGCTCAG GAATGGGCAGTACAGGTCGTGTCCAGGTGTTGCTGTTCCTTGGAGGTTCAGGGGGGCTTCCACCCAGTGAGACGACCTTTGCCAAGAGGCTGCAGCAGCAAGGATACACCACTGGTCTCATAG GTAAATGGCACCTGGGTGTGAGCTGTGAGAGCAGAGGAGATCACTGTCATCATCCCAACCAGCATGGTTTCAGCTACTTTTATGGGCTTCCGTTCACGCTGTTTAATGACTGCGTCTCAGGAGAAGGATCCGATGTGCTGAAAGATCTTCAGGAAGCTCTAAGGAATCTCACCCTGCTGCTTCTAATTGGGATTTTCACAATA GTGTGTGTCCGTGTAATGGGTCTTCTTGAAGTCAGCCTCTGGCTCCTggttcctcttttcctcctcagcATACTAGCAGCTGCTGTGTGGTATTTCCCCTTTATGCTTCTGCCAACCTGGAACTGCATCATCATGAGGAACCAAGAAGTGATCGAGCAGCCCATGACAGTGGAGACGCTGCCCCACAGACTGCTGGGAGAAGCACAAAATTTCATAAAGAG AAATGCTGATCATCCATTCCTCCTGTTCTTCTCTTTGGCACACATCCACACGCCACTCTTCACGACTCCAGCCTTCGCTGGCAAGAGTCGCCACGGTCGCTATGGTGACAACTTAGAGGAAGTTGACTGGATTATAG GTAAAGTTACAGAGACCGTGGATTCCCTCGGCCTCGCTGACAACACCATGATGTATTTCACATCAGACCATGGGGGACACCTGGAGGATGCCGACCCTCGGATTGGCCAGAAAGGAGGCTGGAATGGTATATATAAAG GTGGGAAGGCTATGGGAGGCTGGGAAGGCGGGATCAGGGTACCTGGAATTTTCCGCTGGCCTGGGAGACTGGCAGCAGGAAGGGTGCTGGAAGAACCCACCAGCCTCATGGATCTGTACCCCACCTTGAAATATTTAGCCGAGGACACAGAGCCAGACCG ACAACTAGACGGCCATAATCTCATGCCACTGTTGGAGGGCAAAACTGGGCGATCTGAGCATGAATTCATGTTCCACTACTGTGGGATGTACCTCAATGCTGTGCGCTGGCATCCACCTGGCA GTGACTCCATCTTCAAGGTGCACTTATTCACTCCCAATTTCTCTCCCCCGGGAGCTGGTGGATGCTACGACACCAAGGTTTGCCTTTGCCATGGAGACCACGTGACCCACCACGACCCACCGCTGGTGTACGACCTTTTCCATGATCCCTCAGAGTCGAGACCGCTGGCTCCTGATACCGAGCCCAGATATGCAGAAGTCCTTGAGCAGACTGCCAAAGCCGTGGGGAGACACAAAAGCACCCTCACAAACCAACACACAGCTGATAAAACCCATTCAAAGGCCAGCACAGACGCACACGGCGTCCAAAACCAGTTGACCTGGGGAAAGATCCTGTGGAGACCCtggctgcagccctgctgcggGACTTTTCCCTTCTGTGGGTGCAAAGAGAACACAACAACTTTTTGA
- the arsh gene encoding arylsulfatase D isoform X2, giving the protein MMVDDLGIGDIGCYGNDTIRTPNIDRLASEGVKLTQHVAAAPLCTPSRAAFMTGRYAIRSGMGSTGRVQVLLFLGGSGGLPPSETTFAKRLQQQGYTTGLIGKWHLGVSCESRGDHCHHPNQHGFSYFYGLPFTLFNDCVSGEGSDVLKDLQEALRNLTLLLLIGIFTIVCVRVMGLLEVSLWLLVPLFLLSILAAAVWYFPFMLLPTWNCIIMRNQEVIEQPMTVETLPHRLLGEAQNFIKRNADHPFLLFFSLAHIHTPLFTTPAFAGKSRHGRYGDNLEEVDWIIGKVTETVDSLGLADNTMMYFTSDHGGHLEDADPRIGQKGGWNGIYKGGKAMGGWEGGIRVPGIFRWPGRLAAGRVLEEPTSLMDLYPTLKYLAEDTEPDRQLDGHNLMPLLEGKTGRSEHEFMFHYCGMYLNAVRWHPPGSDSIFKVHLFTPNFSPPGAGGCYDTKVCLCHGDHVTHHDPPLVYDLFHDPSESRPLAPDTEPRYAEVLEQTAKAVGRHKSTLTNQHTADKTHSKASTDAHGVQNQLTWGKILWRPWLQPCCGTFPFCGCKENTTTF; this is encoded by the exons atgatggtggatgaccTGGGTATAGGTGATATCGGCTGCTATGGTAATGATACCATCAG GACTCCTAACATCGACAGGCTTGCTTCAGAGGGGGTGAAGCTGACCCAGCACGTTGCAGCTGCTCCTCTCTGCACCCCGAGCCGAGCCGCTTTTATGACGGGCCGTTATGCTATTCGCTCAG GAATGGGCAGTACAGGTCGTGTCCAGGTGTTGCTGTTCCTTGGAGGTTCAGGGGGGCTTCCACCCAGTGAGACGACCTTTGCCAAGAGGCTGCAGCAGCAAGGATACACCACTGGTCTCATAG GTAAATGGCACCTGGGTGTGAGCTGTGAGAGCAGAGGAGATCACTGTCATCATCCCAACCAGCATGGTTTCAGCTACTTTTATGGGCTTCCGTTCACGCTGTTTAATGACTGCGTCTCAGGAGAAGGATCCGATGTGCTGAAAGATCTTCAGGAAGCTCTAAGGAATCTCACCCTGCTGCTTCTAATTGGGATTTTCACAATA GTGTGTGTCCGTGTAATGGGTCTTCTTGAAGTCAGCCTCTGGCTCCTggttcctcttttcctcctcagcATACTAGCAGCTGCTGTGTGGTATTTCCCCTTTATGCTTCTGCCAACCTGGAACTGCATCATCATGAGGAACCAAGAAGTGATCGAGCAGCCCATGACAGTGGAGACGCTGCCCCACAGACTGCTGGGAGAAGCACAAAATTTCATAAAGAG AAATGCTGATCATCCATTCCTCCTGTTCTTCTCTTTGGCACACATCCACACGCCACTCTTCACGACTCCAGCCTTCGCTGGCAAGAGTCGCCACGGTCGCTATGGTGACAACTTAGAGGAAGTTGACTGGATTATAG GTAAAGTTACAGAGACCGTGGATTCCCTCGGCCTCGCTGACAACACCATGATGTATTTCACATCAGACCATGGGGGACACCTGGAGGATGCCGACCCTCGGATTGGCCAGAAAGGAGGCTGGAATGGTATATATAAAG GTGGGAAGGCTATGGGAGGCTGGGAAGGCGGGATCAGGGTACCTGGAATTTTCCGCTGGCCTGGGAGACTGGCAGCAGGAAGGGTGCTGGAAGAACCCACCAGCCTCATGGATCTGTACCCCACCTTGAAATATTTAGCCGAGGACACAGAGCCAGACCG ACAACTAGACGGCCATAATCTCATGCCACTGTTGGAGGGCAAAACTGGGCGATCTGAGCATGAATTCATGTTCCACTACTGTGGGATGTACCTCAATGCTGTGCGCTGGCATCCACCTGGCA GTGACTCCATCTTCAAGGTGCACTTATTCACTCCCAATTTCTCTCCCCCGGGAGCTGGTGGATGCTACGACACCAAGGTTTGCCTTTGCCATGGAGACCACGTGACCCACCACGACCCACCGCTGGTGTACGACCTTTTCCATGATCCCTCAGAGTCGAGACCGCTGGCTCCTGATACCGAGCCCAGATATGCAGAAGTCCTTGAGCAGACTGCCAAAGCCGTGGGGAGACACAAAAGCACCCTCACAAACCAACACACAGCTGATAAAACCCATTCAAAGGCCAGCACAGACGCACACGGCGTCCAAAACCAGTTGACCTGGGGAAAGATCCTGTGGAGACCCtggctgcagccctgctgcggGACTTTTCCCTTCTGTGGGTGCAAAGAGAACACAACAACTTTTTGA